The Ahaetulla prasina isolate Xishuangbanna chromosome 13, ASM2864084v1, whole genome shotgun sequence genomic interval TTTAAAGATTCTGTTCATATAACCTGCAATAACAAAGTACGGGTGACCAGCTTAGTGACCAGTGTCTGGACCCATGACACAGTCACCAAGTGGAAAACCAGaggataaatacatgccagttttcaAGTGcctttaattttgatcacatgaccagggaatGCTGTGTGAGAACtgattgtaaatcactttttggagtgccattctaactttgaatgaGTGATTGGTTATTCCAGAATCTGGTTTGTAGGCCTTTACCAAGTTAggtaagataaaggtttccctcgcacatacgtgctagttgttcccaactctagtgggcggtgctcatctccatttcaaagccgaagagccagtgctgtccgaagaggtctccatggtcatgtggccggcatgactaaacaccaaaggtgcacagaacgctgttgccttcccaccaaaggtggtccctatttttctacttgcatttttgacgtgcttttgaactgttagattggcagaagctgggacaagtaacgggagctcacctcgttaggcggtactagggattcgaaccgctgaactagccgacctttcgatcgacaagctcagagtcttagccaactgagcaaCCGCGTCCCTCTTATAACAAGGCAGAAGACTCCAAACAAAAGCAAATGTCTTCAAAATCAAGACACTGGCTATTCAGAAGACCTTCTTGATCTGAGCCAAGATGAAAAAGATCTCTGGAAATCCAAATGCAAGAACAAAGAAATCTCACCAGCCAAAAAAGTTATAAGAGGCCGGAGTATCTGAGAACAATACATGCATTGTCTACTCTAAAGGGATTTCCCAGGGGAAAATACTAGCtgttggaggggggggaggaggaggaaacggcTCGGGCCTTTATTTCAGTTCTAAAAATCCGTTAGTGCCGTCTCAAAATCTATTCCCAAAGCATTGGCTACGGATGTATTTGGCTTGCAGTTTTGGCATTTAGATGGCACCTGCGTGACAGAcatataaattttatttccaCCGTGAATGCAAATCTTTAAAGGGCTCTGTAAACGGAGCTTGAAAATGGACTTTTTCCCACACATTGCAAAAGTAATTAACGGTTGAACGACAAGCTCACAGACGCCTGGGCTGCTGGAAGCAGGATCTGGGAGCTGGGGGAAAAGTGTGACGGCCGAGATGAGCTAGAATTTGGAAAAGCAGTTATTAGCAGCCAAGAATATCTGAATACGTCCAGCGAGAACACAGGGCAGTGTCATTGCGCAGTAGGGGTGCTgcttttgttttgtgtttgtaCTCAGACAGGACTCCATCCTTTGCAGACAGACAAAAGAAGGCAATCTTGACACATACAGTAAGCAAAGCCAAAATCAAATCTACTGCAGCGTATTGTAAATCTAGCCACACAATTACTGGAGCGCCTGTTCTATCTCTAGCAATAAAAGAATTTGTCTAGGAGCTGGGCTCCACTACAAATATGATCCATTTTTAAGGTGCTCTTGGGACTAAACTAAAGAGACAAGCTTTTTTCACGGCACCATTGCCTCTCTGTATCTTCAGCTGGAGCTACACATAGATGTAATGAGCTTGTATGTGGGGAACGGACCATGGGAAATTGGGCTCAGTCTTAGGAATGGCCAGATAAGGGACAGCATAGCCCTCAGATGGATAAATGAGTGGGGCAAAAAGCTCAAaagagaccctccctaatttCTCAAGTGTATAGGGGACAGAGGGAGGAGTGGCATGGTGGCCTAAGGTGGAGCTTTCATTTCACAATAaggaggctgcgagtttgatcctaggtatggGCataaatttctctctctgggcacaatgagtgaTTATTTGCTGTGAACCCTGCatgggcatcaggaagggcatctggtcagtaaatgttcagctccattcagttcccCCAAATCCATCCCGatgtaagggattacagggtcattaaaattttaaaaaaggagatggggagtattgtactttcagacttgaaagGTTCTATTCAAGTACCCTTCCAATAAAGCAGATATAGCTCAAGTGGTCTTGTTTTCTGTCTGGTCCACCTGGTAAGGCTGAGAACAGGTTTGCCATCCTTCTCAGTATCAGTATTTAAAGAACTCTGTAAGCAGACAGGAAGGCAGTAAGTGGAGATTGCGGTTGTGTCCATGGAAAGACACATCACCTAagagtggtacagtggttagaatacagtattgcaggctaattctgctgactgtcaggagttcgattctgaacggctcaaggttgacgcagccttccatccttccgaggtcgctaaaatgaggacccagattgttgggggcaaatatgctgactctgtaaactgcttagagaggtctgtaaagcactatgaagcggtatataaatctaagtgttattgctcttTCTTAAGGCCAGGCCTTATCAACCTTTTCTGGACCTAATGATCTTTTCGTTGGTCCAGACGTTTAACTTCCAGTCTATTTTTATTGTTGCCCAGATGATTTTAAgcaccatatttttttatttgttgcttTAAGTCTTTCTCTTGACATAGGATGGTCCTTCACCCTTAAAATCTGGAGTctgctaaattaaaaaaaaaaaaatctaagcaaaGTTCAAGAGTATCAAATACActtcacccccacccacccaaaaattcTTTTCTCAGATCTTCTATACTTGTGAACTGGAGGCGTTTCCACCTTAAAAGGgctttcctgcaaaaaaaaaaaaaaccaacacaaaacaaacaaacaaacaaacaaacaggtgaGTCTTAAGTCGAACTTTCCTGAAGAAATCTTACCTCTTGTGCTCCATTGTAACCAGTGCTCCTGTGTGTCAGGCCGGTAAATGTTTCCATGTGCTAACAAAAGCCGTGGGGATGAGGGAATAAGGCACTGTGGTGATACAGTTCCAGGTGTCTAAAGCGGGGTCATAACAATCCAACGTTTTGCATCTCTGCGTCCCAAAGTAGCCTCCAACCACGTACAGCTTGTTTCCTGAAGCCAACGCATGGCAGGACATCCGCTTAGCTGTCATGTCTCCAATGCGGGTCCACTGATCCGTTTCACAGTTAAAACGGTAAGCAGACGCTGCAGTGTATTCCGTGTCTCCCCCCATGATAAAAATCTGGCTACCCAAGACAGCAGCTGCCGTGTAACGCCAGGGTTGGGGGCACTCGGCTTTGATAGTCCAACGGTTCTCGGTCGGATCATAGCACTGGACTTTGGGCACCAAATCCCGGTGAACGCTGGTCCCACCAAAAACATAAAGCTTGAGCCGGGCGCTCACCACTGCAGCATTGCTGACACCATTCCTCAGGGGAGCGATCATGGTCCATTTACAGACAACGGGATCGTATTTCTCCCCCTGCTTCAGCGAAATCGAAGGAGAAGCAGGAAAAACACCTGTCACTGAGGTGTGACCGCCAACTACATAGAGGCAGTTCTCGAGCTCGGCTGAACCGTGTCCAAACCGAGCGATCAGCATGGGGACAGCTTTGGACCACTCTTCGTTGACTGTGTCATAGACCCAGACATCCTTGGACACCCCGTTTTCTGAGCCTCTCCCTCCGGTGATGTAAACTTTGCAGCCAATGGCACATGCGCTGAACTCTTTCCGTGGGCTGGGCAGGTCTGATTTAGGGATGATctctttggctttgtggtcgaCTTGGTAGACTTTGTCACACATGAATGTCTGCCCGCCTAAGATGAGCAACGTGTGCCCGGCTTTGCGGGGCTTGGCGCAAAGActggtgaccaccccatcgttcTGCAGGATTTTCTTCTTGCACCAAAGAGCTTCTCCCATGATTTCCTTGTTTGCCTCTTCTGTGGTGATCAGCTCCTCGTAGGCAATGGCTTCTTTGAGGCATTCAGAAGGCAACAATGCCAACCGCACGTTCTTTAGAAGCTCCGGGAGAAAAGGCTTCCTTTTGTCCAAGTCGTATTTTACCCAACGGATAACTGCCTTGAagactttctcctcctcctcaatttCTAGCTCATCGCTGGAAATCAAGTTCAGCAGCATATCCTTGGAGAGGTTGTTAAATTCATCAGTCCTGTGGATTGTCTCAAAGTTGACCAAGCACATCCTCCAAGAGAACTCGTAAAGCCTCTTGCACTGGTGAGCATCTGACAGGACCATCATCCCCAAGCAATTGGAAGGATAAAGGTTCTTCTCGAGGAATTCTGCAGCTGCATCTCGGACGTCATGAAACTGCAACATGTCTCCggcttccaggagggactctGCATTCTCCTCGTTGATGATGATCTTGGATGAGTAAGCATAGTCCAGCAGCAGCTCCAACACCTCTGGATGGAGGCTGTCATGGAAATTGACTTCATCCCCTAAACTCTCGCGAAGGCCGTTGCTGAACATGGCTTCAAAATATCGACTGGAAGCAGCTAACACCGCTCGGTGGCACGAAAAGGTTTTGTCCCCTGCAGAGAGTGTAACATCTGTGAACATGCAGTGCTTTCTCATAGTATTGAGGTGAGACAAGACACAGTCTGAATGAGAGGCTTTGTGGAAGAGCAAGATATTCATTGAGCCGGTGCTGGTCCTGGATTTACGGTTCTCATGGACACTGACTGACATGACTACTGGAGCATGACCTGTGGGAACAAGAAACATCCTTATTTTCAAATAATCGTGGTTGAGAAAACCAAACACAGTGGGGTTTAACACTGGGGAGACTCAGGGTGAAATCTGGCGTGACCTTGTGCTTAGTCATAATTCTCAGCCAAGTATACATacgagaggattggactagaagtcctccaaggtcccgtccaactctgttattctattctattctattctattctattctattctattctattctattctattctattctattctattctatccctattcctattctatttctgaTATATATTGGCAGTTTTATTACATGAACTAaatattaaagttaaaaagatgtTATTATACACCATATAGAGTTCGTtagaataaagatgggataataaAGAGTTTACTGTATAATCATCATTTCTGTCAACTGCCCAGAGTTACTTAAGATAGGCATTATTAAGGGTAAATTGATTCccctgcacatatatgctagtcattcccgactctagtttCAAAgcccatctctgtttcaaagtcgaagagccagcgctgtccgaagacgtctctgtggtcatgtggccggcatgactaaaagccaaggtgcatggaacagttcccttcccaccaaaggtggtccctatttttctacttgcattttttttatgtgctttccaactgctaggtttgcagaagctgagacaaataacgggagctcaccccgttacgcggaactagggattcaaaccgctgaactgccgacctttcgatcgacaagctcagcgtcttagccactgagccaggcATTATTAAGG includes:
- the KLHL25 gene encoding kelch-like protein 25 produces the protein MSVSVHENRKSRTSTGSMNILLFHKASHSDCVLSHLNTMRKHCMFTDVTLSAGDKTFSCHRAVLAASSRYFEAMFSNGLRESLGDEVNFHDSLHPEVLELLLDYAYSSKIIINEENAESLLEAGDMLQFHDVRDAAAEFLEKNLYPSNCLGMMVLSDAHQCKRLYEFSWRMCLVNFETIHRTDEFNNLSKDMLLNLISSDELEIEEEEKVFKAVIRWVKYDLDKRKPFLPELLKNVRLALLPSECLKEAIAYEELITTEEANKEIMGEALWCKKKILQNDGVVTSLCAKPRKAGHTLLILGGQTFMCDKVYQVDHKAKEIIPKSDLPSPRKEFSACAIGCKVYITGGRGSENGVSKDVWVYDTVNEEWSKAVPMLIARFGHGSAELENCLYVVGGHTSVTGVFPASPSISLKQGEKYDPVVCKWTMIAPLRNGVSNAAVVSARLKLYVFGGTSVHRDLVPKVQCYDPTENRWTIKAECPQPWRYTAAAVLGSQIFIMGGDTEYTAASAYRFNCETDQWTRIGDMTAKRMSCHALASGNKLYVVGGYFGTQRCKTLDCYDPALDTWNCITTVPYSLIPTAFVSTWKHLPA